The following are encoded in a window of Ruminiclostridium herbifermentans genomic DNA:
- a CDS encoding S1 domain-containing RNA-binding protein — MPLEVGTIVEGKVSGITAFGAFVQLPEGRTGLVHISEVAQEYVKDINAHLKENQIVKVKIVSIDSNGKVSLSIKKACEPKQAAMSVKPPMEIEWNSNKNAASNTSFEDRLAKFLKDSDERLHDLKKNVDSKRGGGGYRKSAQY; from the coding sequence ATGCCGCTTGAAGTAGGTACAATAGTTGAGGGTAAGGTTTCTGGCATTACGGCATTTGGAGCATTTGTTCAATTGCCAGAGGGGAGAACAGGATTAGTTCATATTTCTGAAGTTGCCCAAGAGTATGTAAAGGACATAAATGCTCATCTTAAAGAAAATCAGATTGTAAAGGTTAAAATTGTTTCAATTGATTCAAATGGTAAAGTGAGCCTTTCTATAAAAAAAGCTTGTGAACCAAAACAAGCTGCAATGTCTGTAAAGCCTCCAATGGAGATAGAATGGAATAGCAACAAAAATGCTGCCAGTAACACATCATTTGAGGATCGCTTAGCAAAATTTTTGAAAGATAGCGATGAAAGGTTACATGACTTGAAGAAAAATGTTGATTCCAAACGTGGAGGCGGCGGATATAGAAAATCAGCCCAGTATTAA
- a CDS encoding MalY/PatB family protein, whose product MKYNFDEIIDRKSTFAEKHAKLKELYGSSELIPLWVADMDFKVAQPIIDAMKDRIENGIFGYTMRPDSYFDDVCEFQKKRKNWNIDKKLMSSCLGVMPSICMIIQKLTNPGDKVIIQTPVYRPFFNAVKQASRELLESPLKEVDGRYYMNYEDLEEKAKQGAKYLILCSPHNPVGRVWSFDELKKLGDICLKYGIKVISDEIHSDLILWGNKHTPFASISEQLREITISCISATKTFNLAGLQSSIVIFPNEELKHQFDQMWDKLHVEGNNCMSIAAIQAAFRHGEEWLEQLLKYIEENVNFVKNYFDKYIPKIKVERPEGTYLMWLDCRQLGLNGGQLTRFMTSKAGVAMSSGTYFGSNGEGFMRMNVACPRAILEKALEQIRIAVSEL is encoded by the coding sequence ATGAAATACAACTTTGATGAAATAATTGATAGAAAGTCTACATTTGCTGAAAAGCATGCAAAGCTTAAAGAACTTTATGGCTCTTCAGAACTTATACCTTTATGGGTCGCTGATATGGATTTTAAAGTAGCACAACCTATTATTGATGCCATGAAGGATAGAATAGAAAATGGCATATTTGGATATACGATGAGACCAGATTCATATTTTGATGATGTATGCGAATTTCAAAAGAAAAGAAAGAACTGGAACATAGATAAAAAGTTAATGAGTTCTTGTTTGGGAGTTATGCCTTCAATATGCATGATTATTCAAAAACTCACCAATCCAGGGGACAAAGTTATAATTCAAACACCTGTATATCGTCCTTTTTTTAATGCGGTTAAGCAGGCATCTAGAGAACTGCTGGAAAGCCCGTTAAAAGAAGTTGATGGTAGGTACTATATGAATTATGAGGATTTGGAGGAAAAAGCAAAGCAAGGGGCAAAATACTTGATTCTGTGCAGTCCGCACAATCCTGTAGGACGAGTATGGTCATTTGATGAACTAAAGAAGTTGGGAGATATATGTCTGAAATATGGTATAAAGGTTATTTCAGATGAAATTCATTCTGATTTGATTTTATGGGGGAATAAACATACTCCATTTGCTTCAATATCAGAACAGCTTAGAGAAATAACAATATCCTGCATTTCTGCTACAAAAACCTTTAATTTAGCTGGGCTTCAGTCATCAATTGTTATTTTTCCTAATGAAGAACTTAAGCATCAATTTGACCAAATGTGGGACAAACTTCACGTGGAAGGTAATAATTGTATGAGCATTGCTGCTATACAGGCAGCTTTTAGGCATGGAGAAGAGTGGCTTGAGCAGCTATTAAAATATATTGAGGAGAATGTAAATTTTGTTAAGAACTATTTTGACAAATATATTCCAAAAATAAAAGTGGAGCGTCCAGAAGGAACATATCTTATGTGGCTTGATTGCAGACAATTAGGTCTAAATGGAGGACAACTCACAAGGTTTATGACTTCAAAGGCAGGTGTAGCCATGAGTTCAGGCACATACTTCGGATCAAATGGTGAGGGTTTTATGAGAATGAACGTGGCATGTCCTAGAGCAATACTTGAAAAGGCACTTGAACAGATAAGGATAGCTGTTTCTGAGTTGTGA
- a CDS encoding peptidylprolyl isomerase: MLKSILKKSTALLLAVICTLSFTTSCSKSDKTESTGKPQVQIEMENGDKMVLELYPEYAPETVNNFVSLAESGFYDGLTFHRIVKGFMIQGGDPKGDGTGGSEKNIKGEFSGNGFEQNTLSHTRGVISMARSQDPNSASSQFFIVHADSAFLDGQYAAFGKLISGEDVLDKIADTPVEANPFSGEVSVPTEPVKIKTVKVLSK; this comes from the coding sequence ATGTTGAAATCTATTTTAAAAAAGTCAACGGCTCTTTTATTAGCTGTAATTTGCACACTTTCATTTACAACTAGCTGTTCAAAATCAGACAAAACTGAGTCTACAGGCAAACCACAGGTACAGATTGAAATGGAAAACGGTGATAAGATGGTTCTTGAACTGTATCCAGAATATGCTCCTGAAACTGTTAATAACTTTGTCAGCTTAGCAGAATCAGGTTTTTATGATGGCTTAACATTCCACAGAATTGTTAAAGGGTTTATGATACAAGGCGGCGATCCTAAAGGTGATGGAACAGGTGGATCAGAGAAAAATATAAAGGGTGAATTCAGCGGAAATGGATTTGAACAGAATACACTTTCGCATACTAGAGGCGTTATTTCAATGGCTAGAAGTCAAGACCCTAATTCAGCATCAAGCCAATTCTTTATTGTTCATGCAGACTCTGCATTCTTAGATGGTCAATATGCTGCATTTGGAAAACTCATCAGTGGTGAAGATGTTCTTGATAAAATTGCAGATACTCCAGTTGAAGCTAATCCTTTTTCTGGTGAAGTTTCCGTACCAACTGAACCCGTTAAAATTAAAACTGTAAAAGTACTTAGCAAGTAA
- the yabQ gene encoding spore cortex biosynthesis protein YabQ gives MIHIVDQVYIFMYAIVGGAIVAFFYDFLRIKRRAIKTNAVIVSIEDIIYWLAVAVFLFITVYKSNSGEMRGYIFIGNIIGVLLYEALFSSIFIASSVMIINIIKRIVLFIFKVVSYPFIMLYKVVKVILKLLYKLLRIIFNPLIILVKFIIKKIYALLEKPISFISNQTLIFTKILFDKIKGFSSKASSVTEKKLKRMATLKKLKKE, from the coding sequence ATGATACATATTGTAGACCAAGTATACATATTTATGTATGCAATTGTTGGCGGTGCGATAGTAGCCTTCTTTTATGATTTTTTAAGAATAAAAAGAAGAGCAATAAAAACAAATGCAGTAATAGTAAGTATAGAAGATATTATTTACTGGCTTGCAGTTGCGGTATTTTTATTCATTACAGTGTATAAAAGTAATAGTGGTGAGATGCGAGGATATATATTTATAGGAAATATTATTGGAGTGTTACTATATGAGGCGTTATTCAGCAGTATATTTATTGCTTCCTCTGTAATGATTATTAATATAATAAAAAGAATAGTTTTGTTTATATTTAAGGTAGTAAGTTATCCATTTATAATGCTATATAAGGTTGTAAAAGTAATACTGAAATTACTATATAAGTTGTTGAGGATTATTTTTAATCCTTTAATAATATTAGTTAAATTTATAATAAAAAAAATATATGCCTTATTGGAGAAACCAATTTCTTTTATTTCCAATCAAACTCTTATTTTTACTAAAATATTATTTGATAAAATAAAAGGTTTTAGCAGTAAAGCAAGTAGTGTTACTGAAAAGAAATTAAAGAGAATGGCTACTTTAAAAAAATTAAAAAAAGAATAA
- a CDS encoding FtsB family cell division protein, whose translation MKKQKKLKLLTYLVIISVCYFGYTLYTLQISIDEKELKNQELQRNINIETAKNQQLLKQKSLINTDEFYEQMAREKLGYIKDNEKIYIDTNK comes from the coding sequence ATGAAAAAACAAAAGAAGTTGAAACTGTTAACATATTTAGTAATTATTTCAGTTTGTTATTTTGGATATACATTATATACACTTCAAATCAGTATTGACGAAAAGGAACTTAAAAACCAAGAACTGCAAAGAAACATTAATATTGAGACAGCCAAGAATCAGCAGCTTTTGAAACAGAAATCATTGATTAATACTGATGAGTTTTATGAGCAAATGGCTAGAGAAAAATTAGGCTATATTAAAGATAACGAAAAAATATATATTGATACTAATAAATAA